One Fusarium poae strain DAOMC 252244 chromosome 4, whole genome shotgun sequence DNA window includes the following coding sequences:
- a CDS encoding hypothetical protein (TransMembrane:9 (o38-56i109-127o139-159i171-191o197-220i357-377o397-418i430-447o459-481i)): MPFAVGASVTKQDLAVAQAEAPQLAKVKWWADPGLRVLYFYAAILCVCSATTGYDGSMLNTSQAMDDWQDYFGHPKGSKLGILNSIYQIGSIASFPFAPYMADHFGRKIPIAVGCLIMILGAFLSAFTNGYGMYLGGRFLVGFGNSLAQLSCPVLLTEICHPQHRAIVSAIYNCLWNLGATLCAFIGLGTININSDWSWRTITLIQAVPSLIQITFIWWIPESPRWLMANERHEEALTILSKYHANGDSNNATVQFEYTEIKDTLALEYQAQKTGSYLDFIRTRGNRYRLMLLISLGIISQYSGNALISNYSNIIYEGAGIKDQAQKTGLNAGENMLKLFVAIGCSLGIDRFGRRPLFLTATVGMLLFFLAWTIVAARFEATGETEIKRLGYPQIALIWLFDVCYSIAWSGLIVAYALEICPFRLRARGLMIMNFFIQVALTIGNQTNPIALENLPNNWNFWCFYTVWIAVELVFVFFFYVETKGPTLEEIARIFDGDDANVAQVNYHDSEKQAAIETSEPVHHERKDL, encoded by the exons ATGCCTTTCGCTGTCGGTGCATCTGTTACCAAACAAGACCTTGCCGTCGCTCAGGCTGAGGCGCCTCAGCTAGCCAAGGTCAAATGGTGGGCTGATCCTGGATTGCGCGTGCTGTACTTTTACGCCGCAATTCTTTGTGTCTGTTCAGCTACGACTGGTTACGATGG TTCCATGTTGAACACTTCCCAGGCCATGGATGACTGGCAAGATTACTTTGGTCATCCCAAGGGCTCCAAGCTCGGTATCCTCAACTCCATTTACCAGATTGGCAGTATCGCCAGTTTCCCATTCGC TCCTTACATGGCCGATCACTTTGGCCGAAAGATTCCCATTGCTGTGGGATGTCTTATTATGATCCTTGGCGCTTTCTTGTCGGCATTTACCAATGGCTACGGCA TGTACCTTGGCGGTCGATTCCTTGTCGGTTTCGGAAACTCCCTGGCTCAACTGTCCTGCCCTGTCCTCCTCACCGAGATCTGCCATCCCCAGCACCGTGCCATCGTCTCCGCCATTTACAACTGTCTGTGGAATCTCGGAGCTACAC TCTGCGCTTTCATCGGTCTCGGAacgatcaacatcaacagcgATTGGTCATGGCGAACCATTACCCTCATCCAGGCCGTCCCATCCCTCATCCAGATCACCTTTATCTGGTGGATTCCCGAATCTCCTCGTTGGCTCATGGCTAATGAGCGCCATGAGGAAGCTCTCACCATCCTCTCGAAATACCACGCCAACGGCGATTCCAATAACGCGACTGTGCAGTTCGAGTACACCGAGATTAAGGATACACTTGCCCTTGAATACCAGGCCCAGAAGACAGGTAGCTACCTTGACTTCATCCGAACTAGAGGCAACCGTTACCGTCTCATGCTCTTGATCTCTCTGGGTATCATCTCGCAGTACTCCGGTAATGCCCTGATCAGCAACTACTCCAACATTATCTACGAGGGCGCTGGAATCAAGGATCAAGCACAAAAGACTGGATTGAACGCCGGAGAGAACATGCTCAAGCTTTTCGTTGCTATTGGATGCTCGTTGGGAATTGATCGTTTTGGTCGTCGCCCACTCTTCCTTACTGCCACTGTCG GTATgctgttgttcttcttggcctggaCAATCGTTGCCGCCCGCTTTGAAGCCACTGGTGAGACAGAGATTAAGCGTCTCGGATACCCTCAGATCGCCCTTATCTGGCTCTTCGACGTCTGTTACTCCATCGCTTGGTCTGGTCTGATTGTCGCCTATGCTCTGGAGATCTGCCCCTTCAGACTCCGTGCCCGAGGTCTCATGAtcatgaacttcttcatcCAGGTTGCTCTCACCATTGGTAACCAGACCAACCCCATCGCTCTCGAGAACCTTCCCAACAACTGGAACTTTTGGTGCTTCTATACT GTTTGGATCGCTGTCGAGCtcgtctttgtcttcttcttctacgtTGAAACCAAGGGCCCAACCCTCGAAGAGATTGCAAGAATCTTTGATGGCGATGATGCGAATGTTGCACAGGTTAACTACCACGATAGTGAGAAGCAGGCTGCTATCGAGACCTCAGAGCCTGTGCATCATGAGCGCAAGGATCTGTAA
- a CDS encoding hypothetical protein (TransMembrane:12 (i73-98o110-133i140-159o165-187i199-218o230-250i271-292o304-321i342-363o383-402i409-427o516-536i)) — MDRSFKLASNASIHGGIIPLEPVNETKLRTANLNQASPKIDTEPDIPAAENSNDNVSSQSQTSDLGISKTRGVIVIITLAGISFLNTMGSGILIAALPKIAQDVGLSENLILWPAAVYALAAGCLLLIFGAIADVVGAKLMWVTGSFLFVVFTLAVGLARTGIQIILFRTLLGASISMCLPTAVSLIANTFPKGPWRNVAFAINGMGSPLGYALGLVLGGIFTDTIGWRWAYYMMAIINFCLSTGAIWSLPSVYTHSERKWTTRLKYEIDWVGAATMSVALGMLLYVLAMISSSYKRLDDPANIALLTIAIVLLVAFPFWMDYQVKHGRPALIPNSLWRNRSFTSVCIAVFLCWASLNGIEYFTTLYFQKVEGLSALQSSLRFLPHVIMGVAVNIITGILIAKVKVRTLAVISALVTMVAAPLMATVDVGENYWLAPFWAMFLSPVNPDVLFTVSNLVISDAYPPEMQSLAGGVFNEVAQFGNSVGLAITAAIAASVTEHSGITGREEALMKGYRAAFWTIFASCTTVTIVVWLGLKKGGIVGKKQD; from the exons ATGGATCGCAGTTTCAAACTCGCAAGCAACGCGTCAATCCATGGCGGAATTATTCCCCTGGAGCCAGTGAACGAAACTAAGCTCAGAACAGCTAATCTCAATCAAGCATCCCCTAAGATTGACACTGAACCCGATATCCCTGCTGCAGAAAACAGCAACGACAATGTCTCAAGTCAAAGCCAAACGAGCGACCTGGGGATATCCAAGACCAGAGGAGTCATTGTTATTATAACTCTTGCTGGTATCAGCTTTCTCAACACAATGGGCTCAGGCATCCTCATCGCTGCCCTCCCCAAAATTGCCCAAGATGTCGGTCTTTCAGAGAATCTCATCCTTTGGCCTGCAGCAGTGTACGCGCTCGCAGCTGGatgtcttcttctcatctttgGTGCGATTGCAGATGTTGTCGGTGCCAAATTGATGTGGGTGACTGGAAGCTTCCTCTTTGTCGTCTTTACCTTGGCTGTTGGGCTGGCTCGGACTGGAATCCAGATTATTCTCTTTAGGACATTGCTCGGGGCTTCTATCTCAATGTGTCTCCCCACGGCGGTTAGCTTAATCGCCAACACCTTTCCCAAAGGACCCTGGAGGAATGTCGCCTTTGCTATCAATGGCATGGGCAGTCCCCTAGGATATGCACTGGGTCTCGTTCTGGGAGGCATCTTCACCGATACTATTGGTTGGAGGTGGGCCTACTACATGATGGCCATCATCAACTTTTGTCTGTCAACGGGTGCGATATGGTCTCTGCCTTCTGTCTACACCCACTCGGAGAGGAAATGGACGACTAGACTGAAATATGAGATTGACTGGGTTGGAGCAGCGACCATGAGTGTGGCACTTGGCATGCTTCTCTATGTTCTAGCTATGATATCTTCGTCATACAAGAGACTCGATGACCCTGCCAATATCGCCCTTTTGACAATAGCCATTGTCTTATTAGTGGCATTCCCATTCTGGATGGACTATCAAGTCAAGCATGGAAGACCAGCTCTCATACCCAACAGTTTATGGAGGAACCGATCCTTTACTTCTGTCTGTATCGCTGTATTCCTCTGCTGGGCTTCACTCAACGGCATCGAGTACTTTACTACCCTTTA CTTTCAAAAAGTAGAAGGCCTCTCAGCCCTGCAAAGCTCGCTCCGATTCCTCCCACACGTGATAATGGGCGTGGCAGTGAATATTATAACTGGTATTCTCATCGCCAAAGTCAAAGTGAGAACACTGGCTGTTATATCAGCCCTCGTAACAATGGTGGCAGCACCACTCATGGCGACTGTTGACGTAGGTGAGAATTACTGGCTTGCGCCTTTTTGGGCCATGTTCCTTTCACCCGTCAACCCAGATG TTCTTTTCACCGTATCGAATCTTGTCATTTCCGACGCCTATCCCCCTGAGATGCAGTCCCTTGCTGGCGGTGTTTTCAACGAGGTAGCGCAGTTTGGGAATTCCGTCGGGCTGGCGATCACTGCTGCTATCGCTGCGTCTGTTACAGAGCACTCCGGAATTACGGGGCGTGAAGAGGCTTTGATGAAGGGCTACAGGGCTGCTTTCTGGACCATATTTGCTAGTTGCACTACTGTAACTATCGTAGTTTGGCTTGGGTTAAAGAAAGGGGGTATCGTTGGCAAGAAGCAAGACTAG